In the genome of Granulibacter bethesdensis CGDNIH1, one region contains:
- a CDS encoding autotransporter assembly complex protein TamA, which produces MTRRAPSDAPALLCPAIRCGSVSRPETVFRLLIRIAMAGVGMPALFMHGADLRLVSSAWAADPQPYTVELAKTGDAAIDQALTDSATLISLRTSSPVGGFALVARAQSDLDRLQTALNSFGYYKGKVTIRIAGKTLDDPDLPTLIERAPKQPPLTVTITIEKGPLFHLRHVRVETPPGTTLPDMARNVLPVKTGDIAIAANVLAGQSALLNVLQNNGYALAKVQAPEAFERPDQNVLDVVYKVTPGPRVDLGPITFSGLKHTNASYVERRLLLKSGQEYQADKIARARQDLLAAGIFSSVRMRAADRLNTEGRLPLRIEFTERPRHGVSLDGLYSTDLGGSLTGTWTYRNIFGNGETLALSAAATEVAAQVASQPGYNIGAVYTIPDWLRRNQSLQFYATGVREYFYSYDRTAIIVGATLTRKLSDHWNGSIGLTGIQERVGQQGVRTNYTLVQVPVTIKYDDTGSLFEPTHGYRAIISATPTESLASGGNGTSKTFVLMKAQGSTYINLSRREGRSVLALRALVGAAPGVSLMDLPPDQRFYAGGSDTIRGYKYQFVGPTFPNNDPTGGTAVDAATVELRQRFGSSYGVALFVDAGQVSQNGGPFSGDLRVGAGIGARYYTAIGPIRVDFALPLMKQRGNSSFQAYIGIGEAF; this is translated from the coding sequence ATGACCAGACGCGCCCCCTCTGACGCGCCAGCCCTTCTGTGCCCGGCGATCCGCTGTGGTTCCGTTTCTCGCCCGGAAACGGTTTTCCGTTTACTGATCCGGATCGCCATGGCCGGGGTCGGAATGCCGGCGCTTTTCATGCATGGAGCGGATTTGAGGCTGGTCTCCTCCGCATGGGCGGCCGACCCGCAACCCTATACGGTAGAGCTGGCCAAAACCGGTGATGCCGCCATTGATCAGGCCCTGACGGACAGTGCGACCCTGATCAGCTTGCGCACGTCCTCTCCGGTCGGCGGATTTGCGCTGGTCGCGCGGGCGCAATCCGATCTGGACCGGTTGCAGACGGCCCTGAACAGTTTCGGTTATTACAAAGGCAAGGTGACGATCCGGATCGCCGGAAAAACCCTTGATGACCCCGATCTGCCGACCCTGATCGAACGGGCGCCGAAACAGCCGCCTTTGACGGTGACCATTACCATTGAGAAAGGGCCTCTGTTTCACCTTCGGCATGTTCGCGTGGAAACACCGCCCGGTACCACGCTGCCGGATATGGCCCGCAATGTGCTGCCGGTCAAAACCGGCGATATTGCTATTGCGGCCAATGTTTTGGCGGGGCAGTCGGCTTTGCTCAATGTCTTGCAGAATAATGGCTATGCCCTTGCGAAAGTGCAGGCGCCGGAGGCGTTCGAGCGTCCGGATCAGAATGTGCTTGATGTTGTCTACAAGGTGACGCCGGGGCCGCGGGTCGATCTGGGGCCGATTACGTTCTCGGGTCTGAAGCATACCAACGCGTCCTATGTGGAGCGGCGCTTGCTGCTGAAGTCCGGGCAGGAATATCAGGCCGATAAAATCGCCAGGGCGCGTCAGGATTTGTTGGCGGCCGGAATTTTCAGCTCTGTCCGTATGCGGGCGGCTGATCGGCTGAATACCGAGGGGCGCCTGCCGCTGCGGATCGAGTTTACCGAAAGGCCGCGCCATGGCGTGTCTCTGGATGGGCTGTATTCGACCGATCTCGGCGGCAGCCTGACCGGGACCTGGACCTATCGCAATATTTTCGGCAACGGTGAAACCCTTGCCCTGTCGGCGGCAGCCACCGAAGTTGCAGCGCAGGTGGCTTCCCAGCCCGGTTACAATATCGGAGCGGTCTATACGATTCCCGACTGGTTACGGCGCAATCAGTCGCTCCAATTCTATGCCACCGGTGTGCGGGAGTACTTTTATTCCTATGACCGCACTGCGATTATCGTCGGGGCGACACTGACACGGAAACTGAGCGATCACTGGAATGGCAGCATCGGCCTGACCGGCATTCAGGAAAGGGTCGGGCAGCAAGGCGTCAGGACCAATTACACGCTGGTGCAGGTGCCGGTGACGATCAAATACGACGATACCGGCAGCCTGTTCGAGCCGACCCATGGCTATCGCGCCATCATCAGCGCCACACCGACGGAAAGTCTGGCTTCCGGCGGCAATGGAACCTCGAAGACCTTTGTTCTGATGAAGGCGCAGGGATCGACTTATATCAATCTGTCCCGGCGGGAAGGGCGCAGTGTTCTGGCGCTGCGTGCCCTGGTGGGGGCGGCGCCGGGCGTGTCGCTGATGGATCTGCCGCCTGATCAGCGTTTCTATGCCGGTGGCAGCGATACGATCCGCGGCTATAAATACCAGTTCGTCGGGCCGACTTTTCCGAACAATGACCCGACGGGCGGTACTGCCGTGGATGCGGCGACGGTGGAGTTGAGGCAGCGTTTCGGCTCCAGCTATGGCGTAGCGCTGTTCGTCGATGCGGGTCAGGTCAGCCAGAATGGCGGCCCGTTTTCGGGTGATCTGCGGGTCGGTGCGGGTATCGGCGCACGTTATTATACTGCGATCGGACCAATTCGGGTGGATTTTGCCCTGCCGCTGATGAAGCAGCGGGGCAACAGCAGCTTCCAGGCCTATATCGGCATCGGGGAGGCTTTTTGA
- the miaB gene encoding tRNA (N6-isopentenyl adenosine(37)-C2)-methylthiotransferase MiaB produces MTGLLQTTLSTADQDRSGPAATTGDTPARANTKRLHVITWGCQMNVYDSARMTDVLSPLGYTAHAEPEGADMIVLNTCHIRDKATEKVFSELGRLRLLKEARAREGQPMLLAVAGCVAQAEGEQILARAPYVDIVLGPQTYHRLGGMVRRAMNGERVIETDFPPEDKFDYLPEAAAPQHGPGLAGGRTAFLTIQEGCDKFCSFCVVPYTRGAEVSRPASSVLAEARRMVRGGAREITLLGQNVNAYHGLGEDGEVWTLARLIRALADIPDLLRIRYTTSHPRDVSDDLIAAHRDIPQLMPFLHLPVQSGSDRILAAMNRRHTAEDYFRVVDRLREARPDLALSSDFIVGHPGETDEDFEDTMRLIERVGFAQAYSFKYSPRPGTPAAERDNHVPEPVMDERLQRLQALLRTQQEAFNTACIGKTVNVLLVTPGRHPGQIGGRSPWLQAVHLDAPATLIGQEVPVTITAAHTNSLSATLPDCAPHPKELTCA; encoded by the coding sequence ATGACTGGCCTGTTACAGACCACCCTATCCACCGCCGATCAGGACCGGTCCGGACCCGCGGCTACAACCGGGGATACGCCCGCACGCGCCAATACAAAGCGTCTGCACGTCATTACCTGGGGTTGCCAGATGAATGTGTATGACAGCGCCCGGATGACGGATGTGCTGTCTCCGCTGGGCTATACCGCGCATGCCGAGCCGGAAGGCGCGGATATGATCGTGCTCAATACCTGTCATATCCGTGACAAAGCCACGGAAAAGGTTTTCTCGGAACTGGGACGTCTGCGCCTGCTGAAAGAAGCCCGCGCCCGCGAGGGGCAGCCCATGCTGCTGGCCGTAGCCGGATGCGTGGCACAGGCGGAGGGGGAACAGATCCTCGCCCGCGCACCCTATGTCGATATCGTGCTTGGGCCGCAGACCTATCACCGGCTCGGTGGCATGGTGCGGCGAGCCATGAACGGGGAGCGGGTGATCGAGACCGATTTCCCGCCGGAGGATAAATTCGATTACCTGCCCGAGGCCGCCGCCCCTCAGCACGGGCCGGGTCTGGCGGGTGGACGGACGGCTTTTTTGACCATTCAGGAAGGATGCGACAAATTCTGCTCCTTCTGCGTTGTACCCTATACACGCGGTGCGGAGGTGAGCCGTCCGGCCAGCTCCGTGCTGGCGGAAGCGCGGCGCATGGTGCGCGGCGGGGCGCGGGAGATCACCTTGCTGGGCCAGAACGTCAATGCCTATCACGGGCTGGGAGAGGACGGTGAGGTCTGGACACTGGCCCGATTGATCCGGGCGCTGGCGGACATTCCGGACCTGCTGCGCATCCGCTACACGACCTCCCATCCCCGCGATGTCAGCGATGATCTGATCGCCGCGCATCGGGATATTCCGCAGTTGATGCCGTTCCTGCATCTTCCGGTTCAGTCCGGCTCCGACCGTATCCTCGCCGCCATGAACCGGCGCCACACGGCTGAGGATTACTTCCGGGTCGTCGACCGTCTGCGGGAGGCACGGCCCGATCTGGCCCTGTCCTCCGACTTCATCGTCGGCCATCCGGGTGAAACCGATGAAGATTTCGAGGATACGATGCGCCTGATCGAGCGTGTCGGCTTCGCACAGGCCTACAGCTTCAAATATTCTCCCCGCCCCGGCACCCCGGCGGCGGAGCGTGACAACCACGTGCCGGAGCCCGTGATGGATGAGCGTCTGCAACGGTTGCAGGCCCTGCTCCGCACCCAGCAGGAAGCCTTCAATACCGCCTGCATCGGCAAGACCGTCAATGTGCTGCTGGTCACCCCCGGACGGCATCCGGGGCAGATCGGCGGCCGCTCCCCTTGGTTGCAGGCAGTGCATCTTGATGCCCCTGCAACCCTGATCGGACAGGAGGTGCCGGTGACAATCACCGCCGCGCACACCAACTCCCTGTCCGCCACTCTCCCGGATTGCGCACCCCATCCAAAGGAGCTCACCTGCGCGTGA
- a CDS encoding lysophospholipid acyltransferase family protein codes for MTADQTIPTRPLLIPFEPPGDSRTASEPDEWQGVFRPHGRILRRVRAIRRTVFLILWTLTAITIQSVLVVLPGPAKVRFARIFWWMFGRLMGLKVRCIGQKAKRGRLKDGTRARPVLFVSNHSSWLDIVCLGSTLHACFVSKDDVADWPVVKTVARLGRTIFVSRQRGSTLKERDAMTSRLENGDNLVLFPEGTTSDGSRVLPFRSAFLSLAVGPNPPLVQPVSIVYDRLASMPTGRSTRAIFAYYGATSIGAHFWRLAQWKGLRASVMLHPPLEPADFPDRKALTNAVYAAVTAGTDALKQGRVPDPPRPEKRSTP; via the coding sequence ATGACAGCTGACCAGACGATCCCGACCCGTCCCCTGCTCATCCCGTTTGAGCCGCCAGGCGACAGCCGGACCGCATCCGAACCGGATGAATGGCAGGGTGTTTTCCGGCCCCATGGCCGGATTCTGCGCCGGGTTCGTGCCATTCGCCGGACCGTTTTCCTGATTCTGTGGACGCTGACGGCCATTACCATCCAGTCCGTGCTTGTGGTGTTACCCGGCCCGGCCAAAGTGCGCTTCGCCCGGATTTTCTGGTGGATGTTCGGTCGTCTGATGGGGCTGAAAGTCCGCTGTATCGGGCAGAAGGCCAAACGCGGCCGATTGAAGGACGGCACCAGGGCACGGCCCGTTCTGTTCGTGTCCAACCATTCCTCATGGCTGGATATCGTCTGCCTCGGCTCCACCCTGCATGCCTGTTTCGTTTCCAAGGACGATGTTGCGGACTGGCCGGTGGTCAAGACCGTGGCCCGGCTGGGACGAACCATCTTCGTCAGTCGCCAGCGCGGCTCCACCCTGAAGGAGCGGGATGCCATGACATCCCGCCTCGAAAACGGCGATAATCTGGTGCTGTTTCCGGAAGGCACGACCTCCGATGGCTCCCGCGTATTGCCATTCCGGTCTGCCTTCCTGTCGCTGGCGGTCGGACCCAATCCGCCGCTGGTGCAGCCTGTCTCCATCGTTTACGACCGGCTGGCTTCCATGCCGACCGGACGCTCTACCCGGGCTATATTCGCCTATTATGGTGCGACCTCGATCGGGGCGCATTTCTGGCGGCTTGCGCAATGGAAAGGGCTACGGGCCTCCGTCATGCTGCATCCGCCCCTGGAACCCGCCGATTTTCCGGATCGCAAGGCCCTGACCAATGCGGTTTATGCCGCCGTCACCGCCGGGACCGATGCGTTGAAACAGGGCCGTGTGCCCGATCCACCTCGACCTGAAAAACGCAGTACGCCCTAA
- a CDS encoding methanol/ethanol family PQQ-dependent dehydrogenase translates to MTVLRRMGLWLAGIALLIGVALPAQAAEGGGKDTDWPHPLGGDHARRYSALTQINRQTVKRLRPVWSFSTGVLRGHEGGPLVVGDTMYVHTPFPNRLFALDLNDDGRIRWSYTPVQDPAVIGIMCCDTVNRGPAYADGRLFLHLADTSLVALDARTGKELWKIRDGDPAKGETGTSAPLVAGDLVLVGNSGGEFGVRGHMTAYAVKDGHRVWRAYAVGPDSDTLMDPLHTTQMGQPVGANSSLSSWSGDAWKLGGGPSWGWISYDPALDLIYYGTGNPGVWNPLQRPGDNRWAMSVFARDRKTGIAKWVYQFTPHDAWDYDGINEMILADIPVNGRQTKALVHFDRNGFAYVLDRVSGMLLQAKPFDPSLNWAKEIDLSTGKPVRNPRYEPKEEDKATKGICPSSLGAKNEQPAAFSPQAGLFLVPVNRICMDEEPFRVSYQAGQPYVGANLTLYPPPSSPLGTKDLGAFIGYDAGQGRIVWTDAEPFSVWSGALATAGGVAFYGTLEGWLKAVDVKDGSLLWQYKTPSGIIGNVMTYRHHGRQYVAVLSGVGGWAGIGLAEGLGTEDSEGTGAAVLNRALNNYTRLGGVLTVFGLP, encoded by the coding sequence GTGACAGTCTTGAGGCGGATGGGTCTGTGGCTTGCGGGCATTGCTCTGTTGATAGGGGTGGCCCTGCCAGCACAGGCGGCGGAGGGGGGCGGCAAGGATACGGACTGGCCGCATCCTCTGGGTGGCGATCATGCCCGGCGATACAGCGCACTGACACAGATCAACCGGCAGACCGTGAAGCGTCTGCGCCCGGTCTGGAGCTTTTCGACCGGTGTGCTGCGGGGTCATGAGGGCGGGCCGTTGGTGGTGGGGGATACGATGTATGTCCACACCCCCTTTCCAAACCGGCTGTTCGCGCTGGATCTGAACGATGACGGGCGCATCCGCTGGAGCTACACGCCGGTGCAGGATCCGGCCGTGATCGGGATCATGTGCTGCGACACGGTCAATCGCGGCCCTGCCTATGCGGATGGCCGCCTGTTCCTGCATCTGGCGGATACGAGTCTGGTGGCGCTGGATGCCCGGACCGGCAAGGAGTTGTGGAAGATCAGGGACGGTGATCCGGCCAAAGGGGAAACCGGCACGTCCGCCCCCCTCGTGGCCGGTGATCTGGTGCTGGTCGGCAATAGCGGGGGCGAGTTCGGCGTGCGCGGCCATATGACGGCCTATGCGGTCAAGGATGGGCATCGCGTCTGGCGCGCCTACGCGGTGGGGCCGGATAGCGACACGCTGATGGATCCTCTGCACACCACGCAGATGGGCCAGCCGGTCGGTGCAAATTCTTCGCTGTCGTCATGGAGCGGGGATGCATGGAAACTGGGAGGCGGCCCGTCCTGGGGCTGGATTTCCTACGATCCGGCGCTGGACCTGATCTATTACGGCACCGGCAATCCGGGGGTGTGGAATCCGCTGCAACGGCCGGGCGACAATCGCTGGGCCATGAGTGTCTTTGCGCGGGATCGCAAAACCGGGATCGCGAAATGGGTCTATCAGTTCACCCCGCATGATGCCTGGGATTATGACGGGATCAACGAGATGATCCTCGCCGATATTCCCGTGAACGGGCGGCAGACAAAGGCGCTGGTGCATTTCGATCGTAACGGCTTTGCCTATGTGCTGGATCGGGTCAGCGGCATGCTGCTTCAGGCAAAGCCGTTCGATCCATCGCTGAACTGGGCGAAAGAAATCGACCTCTCAACCGGAAAGCCGGTGCGTAACCCCCGCTATGAGCCGAAGGAGGAAGATAAAGCGACCAAAGGCATCTGTCCCAGTTCTCTGGGCGCGAAAAACGAACAGCCGGCTGCTTTCTCACCGCAGGCTGGGCTGTTTCTGGTACCGGTCAACCGCATCTGTATGGATGAGGAACCGTTTCGCGTCTCCTATCAGGCCGGGCAGCCTTATGTAGGGGCAAACCTGACCCTGTATCCCCCACCTTCTTCCCCGCTGGGGACGAAAGATCTCGGCGCGTTCATCGGCTATGATGCCGGTCAGGGCCGGATCGTCTGGACGGATGCGGAGCCTTTCTCCGTCTGGTCCGGGGCGCTGGCGACGGCGGGAGGCGTGGCGTTTTACGGAACGCTGGAAGGCTGGCTCAAGGCGGTGGATGTGAAGGATGGTTCTTTGCTCTGGCAATATAAAACCCCGTCCGGGATTATCGGCAACGTCATGACCTATCGCCATCACGGTCGTCAGTATGTCGCGGTGCTGTCCGGTGTCGGCGGCTGGGCCGGCATCGGTCTGGCTGAGGGGCTGGGGACGGAGGATAGCGAAGGCACCGGGGCTGCCGTGCTGAACCGTGCCCTGAACAATTATACAAGGCTTGGCGGTGTTCTGACGGTTTTCGGTCTGCCGTGA
- a CDS encoding translocation/assembly module TamB domain-containing protein — MRRVLKWLLGIVLTLLALPVLALVLLVAGLNTGIGQRQVDRLANSMTGGMVVMQGFGGSFPDGLRIARLELHDAKGTWLEIDRLVLDWRILRLLGREVRIDVLTADRIAIPRLAEAASGGEATPASSGQGFSLPVQVVLNHLRIGRLEVGKPVAGTALVAMLEGRAVIRKLDLAATTPDKIAQADLALDVHRLDGPDQGADHYHLDAAVDQTRIAAHVTAQEAVHGLIATMAALPGVQGINADIKLDGPWQAAHVAATVSALPLQAEVKGTVDTLGRSALLDVDAHAGAMEPRPDVQWRSVTLTAHVAGPFLKPDAKAHIVLKGLSAAGASFSVLTADADGNAGYVTLRSRVDDLRIPGPKPDLLEAAPLLLDASVRLDDPSRPVTFALSHALLALKGDARTAGKMTVHAALSLPDLTPLAAIGGVDLKGDAALQLQAAMEGDKADADLNGTVSVTGGMAPIPALLGEKARVALSAHMEGQGDGEGRRVTLSNLALNGRTLSVGAKGGLNGQTAALDWTLGLSDLHALAATLKGNMQAAGSVTGPTTDLTAHATVDGIVEAHQSGQEVKSGPLHLALDAVHLPSAPEAHLIATGTLDRGPLALDIKAGRRPDGAMQASIGKADWKSLHLDGAMALAAGAKIPHGALVLNFARLDDLRPLLGQPISGSVAAKADFSDALATLHLTATRAGLPGKAAVAKADLDATVKSPVADPDVNARLEVRGIAASGITGNASLSAQGRQSALAIRLNTALNGVVGAPLQASLAALLDVPAGQVALSALQAGWKGQTARLLAPVRIGYKDGVTMDRLRLGVAQAVLDVAGRATPKLDLRVALTNLTADLARVVAPDVKAAGRLDMQAVLKGEPAHPAGSASITARGLRMLTGDARALPPAEIVVKADMDGRTARIDTRLNAGSTTLTIAGTVPEAASGPLNIAARGRADLRILDPILSAQGRRVQGMMIVDARVGGTIAAPNASGTVRLTGGDVQDVTLGLHLARIEALISAAGDTLRIDQFSAGAGQGTLSLGGSVGIKPPMPVDLTVKASNATLIASDLMTERLDADLTLRGQMTKELTASGHIKILRADIRVPEHMPSSVAVLDVIKPGQKPPPPPTPSGPVIRLDVTLDAPEQIFVRGRGLDAELAGRLHLHGTASNPQTDGGFELRRGQFSVAGTTLNFTEGRVTFDGSTTDPALDFTASSTSGSVTASLHVGGHASDPKITLSSQPELPQDEVLARLLFQSSMASLSPFQMAEIAAALAQLSGATGGGDPLNSVRSALGLDRLSVGGGSQNGATTPNSRTNQGPSVEAGKYVARGIYVGAKQSVGGPNSVSAAEVQIDLTRRLKLKADAGSGPGANAVGLSYGFDY, encoded by the coding sequence ATGCGCCGTGTCCTCAAATGGCTTCTCGGGATCGTTCTGACGCTGCTGGCTCTGCCGGTGCTGGCGCTGGTGTTGTTGGTGGCCGGGTTGAATACCGGGATCGGACAGAGACAGGTGGATCGGCTGGCAAACTCCATGACTGGCGGTATGGTCGTGATGCAGGGGTTTGGCGGCAGTTTTCCGGATGGTCTGCGTATAGCCCGTCTGGAACTACATGACGCGAAAGGAACCTGGCTGGAGATCGACCGGCTGGTGCTGGACTGGCGGATTTTGAGGTTGCTGGGGCGGGAGGTCCGGATTGACGTCCTGACTGCCGACCGCATCGCCATTCCCCGTCTGGCGGAGGCCGCATCGGGCGGGGAAGCGACGCCTGCCTCATCGGGGCAAGGTTTTTCGCTGCCGGTGCAGGTTGTGCTGAATCATCTGCGGATCGGCAGGCTGGAGGTTGGCAAACCGGTCGCGGGCACGGCTCTGGTGGCCATGCTGGAAGGGCGGGCAGTAATCCGCAAGCTTGATCTGGCCGCCACAACACCCGACAAAATCGCACAGGCGGATCTGGCGCTCGATGTCCATCGTCTGGATGGACCGGATCAGGGAGCCGACCATTATCATCTGGATGCGGCGGTCGATCAGACCCGTATCGCCGCCCATGTCACCGCGCAGGAGGCAGTGCATGGCCTCATCGCCACCATGGCGGCCCTGCCGGGTGTTCAGGGGATCAACGCCGATATCAAACTCGATGGTCCGTGGCAGGCGGCCCATGTTGCCGCCACTGTCTCGGCCCTGCCGTTACAGGCGGAGGTCAAGGGGACGGTCGATACGCTCGGTCGTTCCGCGCTGCTGGATGTAGACGCTCATGCAGGGGCCATGGAGCCTCGCCCGGATGTGCAATGGCGCTCTGTGACGCTGACGGCGCATGTGGCCGGTCCGTTTCTCAAGCCCGATGCGAAAGCGCATATCGTTTTGAAGGGTTTGAGTGCGGCCGGAGCCTCGTTTTCCGTGCTGACGGCGGATGCCGATGGCAATGCCGGATATGTCACCTTGCGCAGCCGGGTGGATGATCTGAGGATTCCCGGCCCGAAACCGGATCTGTTGGAGGCCGCCCCTCTGTTGCTGGATGCGTCGGTGCGTCTGGATGATCCATCCCGTCCCGTGACGTTCGCACTGTCGCACGCGCTGCTCGCTTTGAAAGGCGATGCACGTACTGCGGGAAAGATGACCGTCCATGCCGCCTTGTCCCTGCCCGATCTGACACCGTTGGCGGCGATTGGCGGGGTCGATCTGAAGGGCGATGCCGCGCTGCAACTTCAGGCGGCGATGGAGGGGGACAAGGCTGATGCCGATCTGAATGGTACCGTATCGGTCACGGGTGGCATGGCCCCCATTCCCGCGTTACTGGGCGAGAAAGCGCGCGTGGCCCTGTCTGCCCATATGGAGGGGCAAGGGGATGGGGAAGGGCGACGTGTCACTCTCTCCAACCTTGCTCTCAATGGCAGGACCTTGTCTGTCGGGGCGAAAGGCGGCCTGAACGGTCAGACTGCGGCACTCGACTGGACCCTCGGGCTGAGCGATCTGCATGCACTGGCGGCGACGCTCAAGGGGAATATGCAGGCGGCTGGCAGCGTGACCGGTCCGACCACCGATCTGACCGCCCATGCCACCGTGGATGGAATCGTGGAGGCGCATCAATCGGGGCAGGAGGTGAAGTCCGGTCCATTGCATCTCGCTCTGGACGCGGTGCATCTGCCTTCGGCACCGGAGGCACATCTGATCGCCACCGGTACGCTGGACAGGGGACCGTTGGCGCTGGATATCAAAGCCGGCCGTCGACCCGATGGAGCGATGCAGGCGTCTATCGGCAAGGCAGACTGGAAATCTCTCCATCTGGATGGGGCCATGGCGCTGGCGGCGGGGGCGAAAATTCCCCATGGCGCGCTGGTGTTGAATTTTGCCAGGCTTGATGATCTTCGACCTCTGCTCGGTCAGCCGATCAGTGGCTCTGTCGCGGCGAAGGCGGATTTTTCAGATGCGCTGGCCACGCTTCATCTGACTGCCACGCGTGCCGGTCTGCCCGGAAAGGCTGCTGTCGCAAAGGCCGATCTGGATGCGACCGTCAAATCGCCTGTCGCTGATCCCGATGTGAATGCCAGGCTGGAGGTGCGCGGTATCGCGGCCAGTGGCATAACCGGTAATGCCAGCCTTTCTGCACAGGGTCGGCAGAGTGCACTGGCTATAAGATTGAACACGGCGCTTAACGGCGTGGTGGGGGCACCGCTTCAGGCCAGCCTGGCGGCGCTGCTGGATGTGCCGGCCGGACAAGTGGCCCTCTCGGCATTGCAGGCCGGCTGGAAAGGTCAGACGGCGCGGCTGCTGGCCCCGGTTCGCATCGGCTACAAGGATGGCGTGACGATGGACCGGCTGCGGCTGGGCGTGGCGCAGGCCGTGCTGGATGTAGCGGGCCGGGCGACGCCGAAGCTCGATCTGCGGGTGGCCCTGACCAATCTGACCGCCGATTTGGCCCGGGTCGTAGCACCGGATGTGAAGGCGGCCGGGCGGCTGGATATGCAGGCGGTTCTGAAGGGAGAACCCGCGCATCCGGCCGGCTCCGCCTCCATCACCGCACGCGGTCTGCGCATGTTGACCGGGGATGCCCGTGCTCTGCCGCCGGCTGAGATCGTGGTGAAAGCCGATATGGATGGCCGCACGGCCCGGATCGATACACGTCTGAATGCTGGTTCCACGACCCTGACGATCGCGGGCACGGTGCCGGAAGCGGCCTCCGGCCCGTTGAATATCGCGGCGCGGGGGAGGGCCGATCTGCGGATTCTCGATCCGATCCTGTCGGCGCAGGGGCGGCGTGTGCAGGGCATGATGATCGTCGATGCAAGGGTGGGTGGCACCATTGCCGCCCCCAATGCCTCCGGCACGGTACGGCTGACGGGTGGCGATGTGCAGGATGTCACACTGGGTCTGCACCTTGCCCGGATCGAGGCCCTTATCAGTGCGGCAGGGGATACGCTGCGCATCGATCAGTTCAGCGCGGGGGCCGGACAAGGCACGCTCAGCCTTGGCGGCTCGGTCGGGATCAAGCCGCCGATGCCGGTCGATCTTACGGTGAAGGCCAGCAACGCCACGCTGATCGCCAGCGATCTGATGACGGAGCGGTTGGATGCCGATCTCACCCTGCGCGGCCAGATGACAAAGGAACTGACAGCCAGTGGTCATATCAAAATCCTGCGCGCCGATATCAGGGTGCCGGAGCATATGCCCTCCAGCGTTGCCGTGCTTGATGTGATCAAACCCGGCCAGAAACCGCCACCGCCACCCACCCCATCCGGTCCCGTGATTCGTCTGGATGTGACGCTCGATGCGCCGGAGCAGATCTTCGTGCGTGGCCGTGGTCTGGATGCGGAGCTGGCCGGGCGGTTGCATCTGCATGGTACGGCGAGCAATCCGCAGACCGATGGCGGTTTTGAATTGCGGCGCGGCCAGTTCAGCGTCGCCGGTACGACGCTGAATTTCACCGAGGGCCGTGTGACCTTCGATGGCAGCACGACCGACCCGGCGCTGGATTTCACGGCCAGCTCCACCTCCGGCAGCGTGACGGCCAGCCTGCATGTGGGCGGTCATGCCAGCGATCCGAAAATCACCCTCTCCAGCCAGCCCGAACTGCCGCAGGATGAAGTCCTGGCCCGGCTGCTGTTCCAATCCAGCATGGCCAGCCTGTCCCCGTTCCAGATGGCGGAAATCGCGGCGGCGCTGGCACAGTTGAGCGGTGCGACGGGGGGTGGTGATCCGTTGAACTCGGTGCGCAGTGCGCTGGGGCTGGACCGGCTGTCGGTCGGCGGAGGCTCTCAGAACGGGGCCACCACGCCGAATAGCCGTACCAATCAGGGACCCTCGGTCGAGGCGGGTAAATACGTTGCGCGGGGCATTTATGTCGGTGCCAAGCAGAGTGTGGGTGGCCCAAACAGCGTCAGCGCGGCAGAGGTGCAGATCGACCTGACCCGCAGATTGAAGCTGAAGGCCGATGCCGGTTCGGGGCCGGGAGCCAATGCGGTCGGTCTGTCCTACGGGTTCGATTACTGA